TCGACCTGGCGGATGACGGGGGCGTTTGTGGACGCAGATGAGGGCTCCGACTGGACCGTGTGGGTGGGACGTGCCGGTTCGTTAGTTCGGGAGGTTCCAGATCAGCACATCACCGTCCGAATTCGAATAGCGAAGCTGTTGCAGTGGTGCCGATGCGTCAAAAGCAAGCCAGCCCGTCACGCAGGTGCCGGGATCAACTGCAGGCTCGTCGCTGAAGCCTTGTGGGTAGGCGGGTTTCAACTCGGTTTGCCCAGAATTCTCGGACCGGTACCGTCCACCTTCCGCGTCGAACGCGGTCCATCGTTCGCTCGTCACCTGAATTGCCTGCGAAGTGTTGTTGCACAGATTTGCCTTGACGCCCTGGTAGTTGAAGGACCCTTTGATGCCGACTGACTTTCGGTCGTGGATGCTTATCGTGGTTCCGTGGGCTTCGGCTGGCTGACCAATGGCCAGCGCTGACTGGGTCGGCGAAGTAACCGCTGGTGTCGAAGAATTGCCACTTGAGCGTGCGGTAGTGGTGCTACCGCCGGTTGATCCGCACGCGGTGAGCAGCAGGGGCGCTGTAACGGCTACTGCCAGGAGTAGGTGGATGCGCTTCATGGTGGGGTTCCTTCAGGTTGGTGGGTTGCCGGTGGTGTCATAGCGTCGAAGCAACACTCCCGGTCGGCGGGGGTCTGATCGGTGGAGTGTGCGGATGGCGCGGGTGGGGTTGTCGTTCAGTGACAGGTCGGAGATCTCGACGGCCTCGAAAGCGGGCTGGTCGGTGCGGAGGATCGCCCGTCACCTGGGGCGTTGCCCGTCGGTGATCTTGCGGGAGCTTCACCGGAACTCGACGAAGACCCGCGGCTACCAGGCCGTGACCGCAGACGTCAGAGCGCAGCGTCGGCGGGCTCGCCCGCAGCAGCGGAAGGTCGCGGGGGATCCGGTGCTGCAGGCGAGGGTGGAGGCGGATCTGGCCGCGTCGTGGACGCCGAACGAGATAGCGGGCCGGTTGCGTCTGGAGGCGACAGACCCGACCGTTGAACGCATGGCGAACTCTGCTGACGCACGCGGCCGAACCGTCTCCGGTGAGGCTATCTACCAGTACATCTACGCAATCCCGAAGGGTGAGCTCGCCCGCAAGGGCATCTTCCTGCAGTCCAAGCGGACCAAGCGCCGACCACGTACGACCGGGCGGACGCGCGGTGGCCCAATCGTAGGTATGGTCCCGATCGCGGAGCGAGGTGAGGACGCCGCCCAGCGTCGGGTGCCGGGGCACTGGGAGGGTGACCTGATCATCGGGAAGAACGGCACCTCGTGCGCGGCGACGCTGGTGGAGCGGATGAGCGGGTTCACCGGGCTGCTGGCCCTGTCCTCGAAACACGCCGAGCCAACCGCTGACGCGGTCATCGAGTTTTTCAACGACTTGCCCGAGATGATGAAGGCATCGTTGGCGTGGGACCAGGGCAGCGAGATGGCCCAGCACGCGAAGGTCTCCCTGGCCACGGCGATGCCGGTCTACTTCGCCGATCCCCACTCGCCCTGGCAGAGGCCCAGCAACGAGAACACGAACCGGCTCTACCGGGAGTATCTGCCCAAGGGCACGGTGATCCCCGATCACCAGCCCTACCTCACCACCATCGCCGAGGAGATCAACAATCGACCCCGCCGCCGACTGGGCTATCTCACGCCCACCGAGGCATTCGCTCGACTGCTCGCCGGCGAGCCCCATGTTGCTTCGACGCCTTGACATCGCCGCCTGTGTTCGGGAATCTATCGGGCAGCTAGGACATAACTCTGATTTGAGCGTCCTGCGGTGGTTTGGCTGATCGGCATGCGAGCGGGGGCCGGGGCTGGAAGGAATACCGAGATGTGCGGCAACTCGCCAGCCGGGGGGAGCCGGTTGCTGCGAGTCGTGACGCGACCAAGGGGCGCCCTCGCGCCGGCCCCCCGATGGTGGTGGTGCGTGCGCCGAAGGGCGTTGAGGGGTCGATGTTGATCCTGATGGCGCTGGCTGTCTCTCCGAGCAGGAGAAACAGCCAGCGCCGTACTTCTGCTGCAGCCTGTGAGCAGATGTGGCGCGGGATGTGATCGCGACAAGGGGAGGGATGATCGCGGCCTAGGTGTGGCTCATTTGCCGGTGGACGGTGCTGAACAACCTATTCGAGGGCCATGTTGATTCTAGGGATCTGCACCCCCAGAATCCCGTTGGCCGTAGAATGCGGATGTGGCTCTCCGTTTCCGTAAGCGCATCAGGCTTGGCAAGCATGCCTGGGTCAACCTGTCCAAGTCGGGCCCGTCCCTTTCTGCCAAGGCCGGCCCCTTCACACTCAACAGCAAGGGGAAGGCAACGACGCATTTGGGGCCGGGGTTGTCCTATCAATCCGACATCCCAACGCCAGCCACCGGGGCCGGAACATCCAAGACGCGAAAGGGATAAGGTGCTTTTGGCATGACTTCCAAGAAATCGCCCGAGCAGCGGCGGTGGGTTTTGGATCCCCCTAAGCGATTGGTCACTACTCTGTGGGCAATCGCACTGGTGATTACGGTCGTCGCGACTATTGAGTGGATTGCTCGTGGGGGTGCCGCCGGCATCGTGCCCGCAATAGGCGTAGTCGCGTGTCTCACCTTCTTCTTGTCTGCACGCGCATTTGCGAAGGCTTGGTCGCACAGAAGCGTCAACAGCCATGAGGCGAGCATTCAGGGAAGGAAGGGCCAAGAGGTATCGCTGACCAGCGGGCTCCTCACGAATGGGTCAAGTGTTCTCGTGCCGAGTCGGACCAAAATTGACACCACTGACCAAGCAAACGGAACTGTCACTGCGACGTTCAGAGCTGCGAAAACCACAATGAAGCTCTCAGTAGCGCAGGAGCGCTGCGGCGACCTGAAGTCTTTCCTGGCTGAGTGCGAGGCTGCCGGCGCGGAGCTCGAGCAAGCCTAAGTTATTGAATGACCGGGCTATTCACAGGCCACGCCGTCGCCATCCTTATCGAGGTTTGAGCTGTAGCCCGGCTGTCCTCTGTGGAGGGGGGCTGCTCCTGCAGCGCGCACCGCGGCGCAGTTCTTGTAATAGGTAGCAGGTTGTTATTGTACCGGTGCTGGTGCCGGATTCGCCTGCTGTTGTTGAGGCACTTGCGCGGGTTGTTCTTGTTCCTGTGTGGCAGCTGGTGCGGGACGTGGCGACGGCGACGGCGTCGGCGTGGGGGTTGGCGACTTGCTCGGTGTTGGGGTTGGGGTTGGCGTCGGTGTAGGGGTGGGGCTCGGCGTGAGCGTTGCGCTCGCGGTTGGACTTGTCGCCGGGGATGTCGCTCGAGTTGGAGCTGTTGCTGCGGAGGTCCCGCCGGCGACCAGAAGGAAAAACCCCCCTACAAGTGCTGAAACGATTACCCCGGTTCGCTGCCAAATGGGTCATCGCCCCGTCCGGGCGGGTAGAGGCGCAGTGGAATCTGATTGTAGTTGCGAAGTCGTTGTGCTTGGGTCATCGCTTTCATCGTCAACCCAGAGTTCCCAGCCCTCCGGTGCCGGGGGCCATGAAGGGTCGGGATGCCATCCTTCGGGGGGTTCCCATCCTTCGGGGGGTGTGGGCCAGGTGGGGGGGCGGATTGAAGCGTGCCATGTGGTCATTATCTGACAAAGGCACGGGCGTCGTTGAAACGGCGGGCCCAAAGTCCGGACCCTTTGATGGGGGTCATCGTGACTACATGGGACCGTTCTGTTGCGATGACTCTTGTCGCTGCGTGCTCTGCATGCTCCGACAGTGAGTAGGCGCCGCTGATGGGGAATCCGATCCGCGGAGAGCCTACTGTGCTGCGTTGGACCGGTGGTCGGAAGCTTGGGGCAGGGTCAGGGTCAGGCAACAGATTGCGTTCGATGTGGCATCTAACAACAGTGTCCAGAACCCCCCACGTGGCGGGTGTGAGATGAGGTTTGACCAAATCTTGAGTCGGATCCTCTTGATCAGGCGCCCTATCCCGAAGTCGATCAGCACGAGGCCGCCTATCCCCATCAGCCTGAGGATCGGCGAGTAGTTTCCCGACGAACTGAAGTTGGTCACCAGTCTGAGAAGGACCACCTCAAGGATGAAGTATCGCGCGATCGACGGCGCGCTGGGTCTGAGGCAAACGTGCGGGCCGCAAGTGATACATCGTCATGCAGCTTGCTGCGTCTTGTCGGAGGTGCACAGGGTGCGGGGTCGACGTGGCGAAGCGGAGCTGGGATTGCTCCCGTCGTGACGTTCGACTCGGTCGTGTCAGGTTTTGTCTCGGCCTTTTCCCCCCTCGCGAGAGGAAGGGTCGTCCGGGGACATGCTCTGCAGCGTCACATGCGGCGCCGAGTGACATGAAAAACCCCTCTGACTAGGAGTTTCACCTTGTCAGAGGGGTTTTACTGCTTGTGCGCGAGAGAGGAGTTGAACCTCCACGCCCTAAACGGGCACTGGCACCTGAAGCCAGCGCGTCTGCCATTCCGCCACTCGCGCATGCCGCAATCAAACAGCTCCGAAAGACTAGCACGCAGGCCGAGTTGGAGGCCAACCCGACCACTGCGCCGTGTCCCCGTCGCCCCGCCCGACTGCCAGCCCCCGACCCCGGGAAGAACCACCCCGCCACATGCGGCAGTCTGGAGGCGTGGGGGAAGCATTCGCAGGCATCGCAGGCCTGGGCATCGCCGGGTTCGACCCGTTGGGGGCCCTGGCACTGATGGCTGCCATGGCGCTTGGAGCCCGTCGCCGCGCCATCGCGACCCTGCTGGTCACCACGGTCGCCACCATCGTCGTGACCGGCTTCGTGCTCTCCAGCACGGTCGGCCCCTGGGCGATCGCGCAGATCCACCGCCTGCACGACCCGGGGCACATCGTCTGGGGCCTCATCGTGCTGGCCGCCGGCGTGGGTCTCCTGGCCTGGGCCATCGTCCGACTCGTGCGTGTGCCGCAGCCGAAACCCGACGACGCCACGCGCTCGGGCCATTCGGTGGGAATGCTGGCGGTCATCGGGATCGGCGTCGGCCTGTCTGCATTCATCGACCCGGCCTTCTACGGCCTCCTGGTGGTGGCGGGCGGCATCCATTCCTGGCCGATGCGGCTCGGGGGCATCGTCCTGTGGGCCTGCCTCAGCCAGATCGCCCTACTGGCACTCAGCGGCGCCGTCTTCGCAGGCGCCTTCGCGCCGGTCCACCGGTTCATCACCCGCGTGCGCCAGCAATGGGGCGCCCGCGCCTCACGCTTCGCGTCCTGGGCGCTGCTGGTGATCGCCGTGATCATCTGCGTCGAGGGTGCCTTCGAACTCCACGGCCACTGGTGGATTCCCTGACGACCGTCCGGGCCGCTCACTGCGACGCCTCATTGGACACTTGTGCGGCGTCATTGCCGCACAGCTGTCCAGTTAGTGGCCGGGCGCGGGGTGACGAGACCCGGCCGGAGGGACGGGACGTGGCCAGGGTTCTGCCGGTCCTGATGCCGGAGGTGGTGATAGGTGCGGATAAAGCACCATAGACGGTGCTTTATCCGCACCTATCCCTGGCCTGCCCGACGGGATCGGGCCTTCAGTGGATGGTCTTGACGCGTCTAATCACCACAACCATCCACTGAGTGACGATCCCACCCGATCCGGCCCGAACCGGCCCCAGGACGCCGCCCGCACCCAAAACCCCGCTAAGTGGACAACTGTGCGGCGTCATTCCCGCACAACTGCCCATTTAGGGGGGAGCCGACGTCCAGCGAGTGGAGGGTCCGGCGCCCGCGGAATGGGGGCTCCGACTCCCAACGGGCCGGGACCCGCACCCAACAAGCGGAGGACCCGCACCCACCGAACCCGCGGCCACCCGCCCCGCCTCACGCCTCCGCAGAGCCGCCGGCCGTATCGTCCATGCCCTTGCGCTTCCGCGCCTTCATCACCGGCACCTTGCGCGCCACGGCGGGAACCGCAGTGGCCTTGCGCCGTGCCCGCCTGCGCGCCCGATATCCCAGGAACACCAAGACGGCCACCAGCGCCACTCCAGCGCCGATCAGCGCCCCGGCGGCCAGCGTCAGGCCGGTCTTCACCGGCGCCTGCTGCACCTCCACATGCGGCAACGCGGCCAGCTTGGCGTCCACGGCATCAAGCGTCTTGGGAAGGTTCTGCGGGGTATAGCTGCCATGGGTGGCCGACCCGTTGGCGTGTTCCTGCGCCACCGAGCTGCTCCCGGTCATGATGCGGGTCAGGGCCCCCGCCGCGTCGCAGACCGGATCATCCTTCATGCACGCCGAATAGGTGCGGGGCGCGTCGACACCGGGCACGGTCGCCCGTGCGGAATCCATGGCGGCGTCGAGTTGCCGGTTGTCCACGGTGCCGTTGAACATCGCGAACAGGGCGGTGAGCAGCTGCTTCATCTGCTCGTTCTTGTCCTTGTCGGCGCTGCTGGCCGACGCCGCACGCAGGTAGTACAGCGCAGCGGACAGTCCATAGGAGCGGTTGGTGGCGGTGCCGTCGAGCTCGCTGACGTTCTGGCCGTCGTAGCGCAAGGGGTTGCCGAGCACGATCGCCCCCAGCAGGTTCGCGTCAAGGTTGCCCGACCCCAGCGCCCGGGTGACCACCTCGGCGCCCTGGCTGAAACCTGCCACCAGCAGCTTCTCGGACGGGCATCGCTTCGCCTCGGCCACGGCCAGGCGCTGCAGCTCGGCAACGCCCTTGTCCACCGAATCGGAGTAGGGCGGGGTTGAGGCCGACGCGGCGGGCAGCACCATCTGTTCGATCGCCGCGGCGTTCATGTCGTCCAGCGAGACGGCTGGATAGTCCAGGTAGACCTGCGCCAGCTTGAGGTCGGGACGCGCCTTCGCGGTGCGCGCGGCCAGTTCCTGCTCCAGCGGTGCGATCGTGTTGCCATAGGGGGCGGCCTCGCCCGACCCGCGTGCACCCACGAACAGCACCTGTGCGCAGCCCTGCTGCTTGGCATGCGTCGAGGCCAGTGGCTGGGTGCTCCACCAGCCGTCGTCGGCGCGCGCTGACGACGTGCCCAGCATGATGGTGGACGCCACGAGGGCCGTCAGCAGCAGGAACGCAACCAACCGGTTGCGCCGTCCCGGCCGACTCACCGTTGCCCCACTCGCGGCTGACCGACCCATGTCCCGCGCCGATCGACCCGTGCACCACTCCATCACGGCGCTCACGCTACTGCGCGCCCGGGGCGTCCCCGGGCCGTTGCCCGCGCAGTGGGCCCGGTGGACCCCACGCGGTGCCTCAGATCGTGGAGGTGAACACCGGCGTCAACGTTGCCGAGGCCAGGGCATGAGCCTTGAGTAGTTCCTCCACGGCCGCCGGCTTCGCGTCCGCCGGCACTTCGAGGTGGGCCACGTCGAGCGCCCAGACGGTGAAGATATAGCGGTGCACCTGTCCGTGCGGCGGGTTCGGGCCGCCGTAGCCGCGATAGCCGTAGTCGTTCTGCAGTTCGACGCTGCCGGTGGGCAGCGGCGTGCCCTGCACGGTGCCGGTGGTGGACACCGGAATGTCGAGCGCCAGCCAGTGCCAGAAACCGCCCTCCATCGGGGCATCGGGGTCCCAGCAGGTCAGTGCAAGGCTCTTCGCCCCGGCGGGCACCTCGTCCCAGCCGAGCTGGGGCAGGATGTTGCGGCCGCCCGCGCCACGTTCGGCAAAGACGAGCGCAATCTCCTCGCCCTGCTTCAGATCATCGCTGAACAACCTCATCGCAGCCTCCAGTCGTGTCGTTGACTGCCGAGTCTATCCGCCGACCGGGCCATCCTGACGTGCGAAACCCACCACGTGCACCAGCAGGTCATCGGCCTCATCGCAGGCGTCCAGGTCGATCGTCGCGGTGATCGACCAGTCATGGTCACCCTCGGGATCGTCGATGATCTGGCGCACCTTCCACAGGCGCGTGGAATCGTCGATCTCGAGGAACTGCGGCCCACGGGCCTTCGGGCCGGTGCCGATGTCGTCGTGGTCGTCCCAGTACTTGCCCAGGGCGTCGTCCCAGTCGTTGTAGGTGAATGACGACTGCGGATCGGTGGAGTTCAACGCGGCCAGCGCCGGCACATCGTCGTCGGCGGCAAGCTGCACGCGACGGAACATCGCATTGCGCACCAGCACTCGGAAGGCCGCCTTGTTCGACGTCAACGTACGCGTGGGGCCGTGCGTGCCGGGTTCGTCGCCGGCTCCGGAATCGCCGACGTCCTCGCCGAGTCGGGTCCACTCGTCGAGCAGTGACGAGTCGGTCATGCGCACGATCTCGCCCAGCCAGATGAGCAGCTCATCGAACTCGGGGGTGCGGGCGGCCAGCGGCACGGTCTGGCGCAGCGCGCGATAGGCGTCGGACAGATAGCGCAGCACCGTGCCCTCGGCGCGCTGCACCTTGTAGAAGGCGCAGTACTCGCCGAAGGTCATCGCCCGCTCGAACATGTCGCGCACCACCGACTTGGGACGCAGCCCCCATTCGACCAGCCACGGACGACTGGCCGTGAAGGCCGTGAAGGCGGCATCCAGTTCCTCGGCCATCGGCGTGGGATAGGTCACCTCATCGAGCGCGGCCATGCGTTCCTCGTAGTCGAGGCCGTCGGCCTTCATCTCGGCAATCGCCTCCCCGCGCTCGCGGGACTCCTGGGCGCGCAGGATCGGACGCGGATTCTCCAGGGTCGCCTCGATGACGCTCACCACGCCCAGCGGGTAGTCGTCGGCCTCGGGGTCGAGCAGCTCCAGGGCCACCATGGCGAAGGCGCTCAGCGGCTGGTTGAGCGCGAAGTCGTCCTGCAGCTCGGTGCTCAGGTCGTACAGGCGGCCACCGGGCGTCGGGCTGTCACGGCGCACGATCACGCCCGACTCCACCATTGAGCGGGCCAGCTGCACGGCACGGTGCAGCAGCCGCACGCGGATCATCCGGTCGCTCACGGCGGCATCGATGATGTGCACCAGCGCCACCGCCGTGTCCTCATCGCGCGACAGCAGGTTCAACAACATCGCGTGCGTCACGCGCATGCGCGCATGCAGCGTCTCGGGCGTCGATTCGATGAGCTTGTTGAACGTCGCCTCGGTGTAGTTGATGAAGCCCTCCGGCGGCTTCTTGTGGCGCACGCTCTTCTTCTTGCGCTCATCGTTGGCGAACTTCTTGGCGATGCGCGCGTTCTCCACCTGGTATTCGGGGGCCTGGGCCACCACATAGCCGATGGTGTCGAAGCCGGCGCGCCCGGCGCGTCCTGCGATCTGGTGGAATTCGCGGCTGCGCAACAGGCGCTGGCGTCGGCCGTCGAACTTGCTCAGCCCGGTGAACAGCACCGTGTGGATGGGCACGTTGATGCCCACGCCCAGGGTGTCGGTGCCGCAGATGACGGTGAGCAGGCCCTGTTGGGCGAGCTGTTCCACCAGGCGGCGGTACTTGGGCAGCATGCCGGCGTGGTGCACGCCGATGCCGTGGCGCAGCATCTTCGACAGGGTGTTGCCGAAACCCGGCGAGAAGCGGAATCCGCCGATGGCCGCCACGATCTTGTGGCGGTGCTCGGTGTCGATCAGCTTGGCGCTCATCAGCGCTTGGGCCTGTTCGGTGGCGGCGGCCTGGGAGGGATGCACGATGTACACCGGCGACTGGCCGGTGCTGACCAGTTCGGAGATCGTCTCGTGCAGTGGGGTGAGGGCCCAGTGGTAGGTCAGGGGCACGGGACGCTCGGCGCCGCCGATCACCTCGGTCTCGCGTCCGGTCCACCTGGCCAGGCGGCCCTGCAGCTCGGTGACGTCGCCCAGCGTGGCGCTCATGATCACGAACTGGCACTGCGGCAGCTCGGACAGCCCCACCTGCCAGGCCCAGCCGCGGTCGGGATCGGCGATGAAGTGGAATTCGTCCATGATCACCAGGTCGACGTCGGCGTCGCGGCCCTCGCGCAGGGCGATGTTGGCCAGGATCTCGGCGGTGCAGCAGATGATCGGCGCGTCGGGGTTCACCGAGGCGTCGCCGGTGACCATGCCCACCAGGTCGGCGCCGAAGATGTCGATCAGCGCGAAGAACTTCTCGTTCACCAGCGCCTTGATGGGTGCGGTGTAGTAGCTGCGGCCGCGGTTGGACAGGGCGACGAAGTGCGCGGCGGTGGCGATCAGCGACTTGCCCGACCCGGTGGGGGTGGTGATGATCTCATTCGCCCCGGTGAGCAGCCCCAGTAGTGCGTCGGACTGGTGCGGGTACATCTCCAGGCCCTGCGCGTGGGTCCACGTCTCGAAGGCATTGAACAGGGCGTCGGGGTCGTGGGCGGCGTCGCCGGTGGGCAGCAGCTCGGTGAGCGTATCGGTCATGGTGCCCCCATTCTCGCAGGCCCGGCGCCGCGACCGGTGCGGCAGAGTCGGCCTGCAGGTGCCGCAGGCACTCGCGTTCGGACGATGCACGCACTCGCGTTCGGACGGTCACGGCGCGGCGCACGGGGATGCGGGCATGATGAATACCGTGACCAATTCCTCCAGCAGGCTGGCGCTTCCGGACGCACTGACCACCACCAGGGGCGTGGTGCTGATGCCCCCCGACGAGGACTCCGGGGCCCTGATGCCGGTGCTGGAGGTGCTCGTGCAGGAGGGGCTCACCGCGATCGCCCTGCCCTGCCCCCGCAGCGATGAGACAGCGGACGACGAGGGCGCCGACACGCCGCAGGACCCCTCGGCGGAGCTGACCGGGCTGATGGCGATGTACTCCTTCCGCGCGACGGTGGGCATCCATGGGGTGCGCACCACGGCCGACGCCCAGTTGGCCATCCGCGCCGGTGCACGGTTCGCGTTCTGCCTGTTCCCCGAGCCCGGTGTGCTCGATGCCCTGCGGGTGGCCTCGATACCGGCCATCGTGACGGCCCTGACGCCCACCGAGGTGGAGCAGGCGTGGCAGGGCGCGGTCTCGGCGGTGCACGTGCGTCCCGCCGAGGTGTTCGGCACCGGATACGCGCAGGGCCTGCACGAGCTGGTGCCCGACGCCTCACTGATCGCCACGGCCCAGAACCGGGCGGCGGTCGAGGCGTGGCTGTGGGCCGGTGCCACCGCGGTGAGCTTCGGGCAGTCGCTGCTGTCGCGGGTGTTCCTCAGCCAGGACTACTCGGCGTTGCGCCAACGCGTCGCCGAGATGGTCTCCGCCGTAAAGTCTGCCTGAGAAATTCTCAGGAAAGGCCCGATCGTGGGGCCCTGGGGGTCTCGCGCGGCCGTCCTTGGATGGAGCCATCGGGCGGCGATCCCCGCGTGGAACGCGCAATTCTGACCCGAATCTGAGAAAAACTGCGTCAGTTTGTAAGTTCTCTCAGCTTTCGTTTATAGTTCAGGAGGCAGCCGGTCGGGCCGCCAACACCAAGACACTCGTTTGAAGCAAGTGAGGATACCTGTGACTGCTCGTCGAGCTCTCAGCGCCGATGACATCGACGCCACAGTCGATCAGCCCACCGCTCCTCGCAGGGCCGGCATCCCCGGCCGTGCAGATGCACCCATTGAGTTCGCCAGGCCCCGCCGCGTCGCGCTGCCCAGCGTCGAGGAAGACGCGATCTTGCCGTTCGCGCGGTGCGTGTCGGCCCAGACCACCATGACGCTGCCGGTGATCACCGTCGACGCCGTGCATGCCGCGAAGTCGAGTGCCAAGCCGCACCGCCGCGTCTCGCTGCCGGTTGCCGCCGTCGCGCTCACCTCGGCCCTCGGGCTCGGGGCCACCCTGCTGCCGCAGACCGTGGCCGCAGCCCCGGACAACGGCGCCGCCGAGGCCCGCCAGACCGCAAGCGTCACCCGCGACACCGCCCGCACCCAGCTGTTCACCAGCGACCTGGCCACCACCGAAGTTGCCACCACGTCGCCCACGATCCCTGACACCTCCGCCCAGGACCTGAACGATTCGTTCGCCAGCCTCGGCAAGAGCACCGCCCAGAAGCTGGCCACCGACAAGGCCGCCGCTGACAAGGCTGCCTCCGAGCAGGCAATCGCCGCGGCCAATGCCGCCGAGAGCGTCACCGGCAAGGGCGTCAAGGTAGCCCCGAATGCGGCCACCGCCGCCACGAGCGCCGCCCAGACCGCCATCAACTTCGCCCTCGCCCAGGTGGGCAAGCCCTATGTGTGGGGTGCGGTTGGCCCCAACGCCTACGACTGCTCGGGCCTGACCATGGCCGCCTACAAGGCAGCCGGCATCTCGCTGCCGCGCGTCACCTACTCCCAGATGGCTGCCGGCACGGCCGTGTCGCAGTCCACCATGGTGCCCGGCGACCTCATCTTCTTCTACGGCGGCGAGCACGTGGGCATCTACCTCGGCAACGGCCAGGTGGTGCACGCGGCCGACTACGGCACCGGCGTGATCGTCGGCACCGTGAGCTCGATGCCGGTCTCCAGCGTCACGCACATCGGCTGAGTCGGCTGCGACCAGCCACCTTCGCCCGCACACCGGACCGCATCCGGCGCGGGTCCTTCCCCGGCGGCATGACCGTCCCGGGGCTCCGCGAGGCAGCCGGCTGAGCGGTTTTCCCGCCACTTCGGGGCACTGTTCCCGTCGGGCTTCGTTCGTCATCGGACGAGCGCGGCCGGCACCCCTAAACTGGCCTCATGAATTCACCGGTTGATCCCACGAGCACGCCCGCGTGGGCTGAGCTCGAAAACTTGCATCGCAGCCTCGACGTCGATTTCCGCAAGTGGTTTGCCGAGGAGCCGAATCGGGCCCAACAGTTCACCCTGCGTGCCGGTGACCTGACCGTTGACCTGTCGCGCAACTACCTGAACCAGCAGGTGCGCGACACGCTCGTCTCGCTGGCCGCGCAGGTGGACCTTGCCGGACGCCGCGACGCGATGTTCCGTGGCGACCGCATCAACACCACCGAGGACCGCAGCGTGCTGCACGTGGCGCTGCGCCTGCCCAAGGGCGCCGAGCTCGACGTGGACGGCGTCAACGTGGTGGACCAGGTGCATGAGGTGCTCGACCGCGAGATCTCCTTCGCCGAGGCGGTGCGCAGCGGCGAGCGCGGCGGCGTCACCGGCAAGCCGATCACCACGGTGGTGAACATCGGCATCGGTGGCTCCGACCTCGGCCCGGTGATGGTCTACGAGGCACTCAAGCCCTACAAGCACGACCGCATCGAATGCCGCTTCATCTCGAACATCGACCCGGCCGACATGTATGAGAAGACCCACGACCTGGACGCCGAGACCACGCTGTTCATCGTCGCGTCCAAGACCTTCACCACGCTGGAGACCATGACCAACGCGAGGATGGCCAAGAACTGGCTGATCAACTCGCTGCAGTCGTCCGGCGCCATCGACGGCACCGCCGAGAGCCGTGCCCGCGCCATCAAGCGGCACTTCGTGGCCGTGAGCACCAACGCCGAGAAGGTGTCCGAGTTCGGCATCGACCATGCCAACATGTTCGGCTTCTGGGAC
The window above is part of the Propionibacterium freudenreichii subsp. freudenreichii genome. Proteins encoded here:
- a CDS encoding DUF4236 domain-containing protein; this translates as MALRFRKRIRLGKHAWVNLSKSGPSLSAKAGPFTLNSKGKATTHLGPGLSYQSDIPTPATGAGTSKTRKG
- a CDS encoding YbhB/YbcL family Raf kinase inhibitor-like protein, with protein sequence MRLFSDDLKQGEEIALVFAERGAGGRNILPQLGWDEVPAGAKSLALTCWDPDAPMEGGFWHWLALDIPVSTTGTVQGTPLPTGSVELQNDYGYRGYGGPNPPHGQVHRYIFTVWALDVAHLEVPADAKPAAVEELLKAHALASATLTPVFTSTI
- a CDS encoding excalibur calcium-binding domain-containing protein encodes the protein MRAAGAAPLHRGQPGYSSNLDKDGDGVACE
- a CDS encoding DEAD/DEAH box helicase yields the protein MTDTLTELLPTGDAAHDPDALFNAFETWTHAQGLEMYPHQSDALLGLLTGANEIITTPTGSGKSLIATAAHFVALSNRGRSYYTAPIKALVNEKFFALIDIFGADLVGMVTGDASVNPDAPIICCTAEILANIALREGRDADVDLVIMDEFHFIADPDRGWAWQVGLSELPQCQFVIMSATLGDVTELQGRLARWTGRETEVIGGAERPVPLTYHWALTPLHETISELVSTGQSPVYIVHPSQAAATEQAQALMSAKLIDTEHRHKIVAAIGGFRFSPGFGNTLSKMLRHGIGVHHAGMLPKYRRLVEQLAQQGLLTVICGTDTLGVGINVPIHTVLFTGLSKFDGRRQRLLRSREFHQIAGRAGRAGFDTIGYVVAQAPEYQVENARIAKKFANDERKKKSVRHKKPPEGFINYTEATFNKLIESTPETLHARMRVTHAMLLNLLSRDEDTAVALVHIIDAAVSDRMIRVRLLHRAVQLARSMVESGVIVRRDSPTPGGRLYDLSTELQDDFALNQPLSAFAMVALELLDPEADDYPLGVVSVIEATLENPRPILRAQESRERGEAIAEMKADGLDYEERMAALDEVTYPTPMAEELDAAFTAFTASRPWLVEWGLRPKSVVRDMFERAMTFGEYCAFYKVQRAEGTVLRYLSDAYRALRQTVPLAARTPEFDELLIWLGEIVRMTDSSLLDEWTRLGEDVGDSGAGDEPGTHGPTRTLTSNKAAFRVLVRNAMFRRVQLAADDDVPALAALNSTDPQSSFTYNDWDDALGKYWDDHDDIGTGPKARGPQFLEIDDSTRLWKVRQIIDDPEGDHDWSITATIDLDACDEADDLLVHVVGFARQDGPVGG
- a CDS encoding DUF4352 domain-containing protein produces the protein MKRIHLLLAVAVTAPLLLTACGSTGGSTTTARSSGNSSTPAVTSPTQSALAIGQPAEAHGTTISIHDRKSVGIKGSFNYQGVKANLCNNTSQAIQVTSERWTAFDAEGGRYRSENSGQTELKPAYPQGFSDEPAVDPGTCVTGWLAFDASAPLQQLRYSNSDGDVLIWNLPN
- a CDS encoding IS30 family transposase → MARVGLSFSDRSEISTASKAGWSVRRIARHLGRCPSVILRELHRNSTKTRGYQAVTADVRAQRRRARPQQRKVAGDPVLQARVEADLAASWTPNEIAGRLRLEATDPTVERMANSADARGRTVSGEAIYQYIYAIPKGELARKGIFLQSKRTKRRPRTTGRTRGGPIVGMVPIAERGEDAAQRRVPGHWEGDLIIGKNGTSCAATLVERMSGFTGLLALSSKHAEPTADAVIEFFNDLPEMMKASLAWDQGSEMAQHAKVSLATAMPVYFADPHSPWQRPSNENTNRLYREYLPKGTVIPDHQPYLTTIAEEINNRPRRRLGYLTPTEAFARLLAGEPHVASTP
- a CDS encoding cutinase family protein; translated protein: MSRPGRRNRLVAFLLLTALVASTIMLGTSSARADDGWWSTQPLASTHAKQQGCAQVLFVGARGSGEAAPYGNTIAPLEQELAARTAKARPDLKLAQVYLDYPAVSLDDMNAAAIEQMVLPAASASTPPYSDSVDKGVAELQRLAVAEAKRCPSEKLLVAGFSQGAEVVTRALGSGNLDANLLGAIVLGNPLRYDGQNVSELDGTATNRSYGLSAALYYLRAASASSADKDKNEQMKQLLTALFAMFNGTVDNRQLDAAMDSARATVPGVDAPRTYSACMKDDPVCDAAGALTRIMTGSSSVAQEHANGSATHGSYTPQNLPKTLDAVDAKLAALPHVEVQQAPVKTGLTLAAGALIGAGVALVAVLVFLGYRARRRARRKATAVPAVARKVPVMKARKRKGMDDTAGGSAEA